In one Fimbriimonadaceae bacterium genomic region, the following are encoded:
- a CDS encoding JAB domain-containing protein, protein MSVDSSLGSSNGVRPLNPKSRYGVPRYRVTLVREGRAIPAAESVHTSEGAAAILRPLFAGLDREQFLICGLDAKHGLIGINIVSTGSLNLTIVHPREVFKPLILMNAGAWICAHNHPSSDITPSPEDRALTKRLREAGELFGITLLDHLILAEERYYSFADQGWPGA, encoded by the coding sequence ATGTCCGTTGATAGCTCTCTCGGTTCCTCGAACGGTGTACGGCCACTGAACCCGAAATCGCGCTACGGAGTGCCTCGATACCGTGTGACCCTCGTGCGCGAGGGCCGTGCCATTCCGGCGGCGGAATCGGTGCACACCTCGGAAGGCGCTGCGGCGATCCTCAGGCCTTTGTTTGCCGGTCTGGACAGAGAACAGTTCCTGATCTGTGGCCTGGACGCGAAGCATGGACTCATCGGGATCAATATCGTGTCCACCGGTTCGCTTAATCTGACCATCGTCCATCCTCGCGAGGTCTTCAAGCCCCTGATCCTGATGAATGCCGGTGCCTGGATCTGCGCCCACAATCACCCCTCCAGTGACATCACGCCGAGCCCCGAAGACCGCGCCCTGACCAAGAGGCTGCGCGAGGCTGGCGAACTCTTTGGGATTACGCTCCTCGATCATCTGATTCTCGCTGAGGAACGCTACTACAGCTTTGCTGACCAAGGCTGGCCCGGCGCTTAG
- a CDS encoding DUF2523 domain-containing protein → MTAILTLIYCWLQEFFFSLTDWGLGIWDSLLSVADSTLATIGTAGLTLPVIPDQYAWVLGATGMSQALAIVASAMGTRFILQTIPFVRWGS, encoded by the coding sequence ATGACGGCCATTCTCACCCTCATCTATTGCTGGTTGCAGGAGTTCTTCTTCTCGCTCACGGATTGGGGACTCGGGATCTGGGATTCCCTGCTCTCCGTGGCGGACAGCACGCTCGCCACCATCGGGACGGCAGGCCTCACCCTGCCGGTGATTCCGGATCAGTATGCGTGGGTGCTGGGCGCGACGGGCATGAGTCAGGCGCTGGCCATCGTGGCGAGCGCCATGGGGACGCGCTTCATTCTTCAAACCATCCCGTTCGTCCGGTGGGGATCATGA
- a CDS encoding helix-turn-helix domain-containing protein encodes MSRLLTMDEASEYLGISKLTLYGWVSARKLGFVKVGRLVKFKQQDLDKWIDQHTVKARVETQKLLDGRSIHG; translated from the coding sequence ATGAGCAGGCTTTTGACAATGGATGAAGCATCGGAGTATCTAGGCATATCAAAACTGACCCTCTACGGTTGGGTGTCAGCACGAAAGCTGGGTTTCGTGAAGGTGGGGCGTCTCGTGAAATTCAAGCAGCAGGACCTCGACAAGTGGATCGATCAACACACTGTGAAGGCACGAGTCGAGACGCAGAAGCTCCTCGATGGTCGCTCGATTCACGGATAG